A single Hippocampus zosterae strain Florida chromosome 1, ASM2543408v3, whole genome shotgun sequence DNA region contains:
- the maea gene encoding E3 ubiquitin-protein transferase MAEA isoform X1 yields the protein MAVQETASQLSMALKVQEYPTLKVPYETLNKRFRAAQKNIDRETSHVTMVVAELEKTLSSFPVVDSVVSLLDGVVEKLSALKRKAAESIQAEDESAKLCKRRIEHLKEHSSDQPASVNLWKKKRMDRMMVEHLLRCGYYNTAVKLARQSGIEDLVNIEMFLTAKEVEESLERQETATCLAWCHDNKSRLRKMKSCLEFSLRIQEFIELIRQNKRMDAVRHARKHFSQAEGGQLDEVRQVMGMLAFPSDTHISPYKDLLDPARWKMLIQQFRYDNYRLHQLGNNSVFTITLQAGLSAIKTPQCYKEDGTSKNPDCPVCSKSLNKLAQPLPMAHCANSRLVCKISGEVMNENNPPMMLPNGYVYGYNSLLSIRQDDKVVCPRTKEVFSFSQAEKVYIM from the exons GTGCCCTATGAGACACTGAATAAGCGCTTCCGTGCAGCCCAGAAGAACATAGACAGGGAAACGAGTCACGTGACCATGGTGGTGGCTGAGCTAGAGAAGACGCTCAGCAGCTTCCCGGTGGTGGACTCTGTGGTGTCCCTGCTGGACGGCGTCGTGGAGAAGCTCAGCGCACTGAAACGAAAG GCCGCCGAGTCCATTCAGGCAGAGGATGAGAGCGCCAAGCTTTGCAAACGGCGGATCGAGCATCTGAAGGAGCACAGCAGCGACCAGCCGGCCTCGGTCAATCTGTGGAAGAAGAAGCGCATGGACCGCATGATGGTCGAGCACCTGCTGCGCTGCGGATACTACAACACGGCCGTCAAGCTGGCAAGACAGAGTGGCATCGAG GATCTGGTCAACATTGAGATGTTCCTCACGGCAAAGGAGGTGGAGGAGTCGCTGGAGAGGCAGGAGACGGCCACCTGCTTAGCCTGGtgccatgacaacaaatctCGCCTTCGCAAGATGAAG AGTTGCCTGGAGTTCAGTCTGAGAATCCAGGAGTTCATCGAGCTCATCCGACAGAACAAACGAATGGATGCTGTCAG GCATGCAAGGAAACACTTCAGCCAAGCCGAGGGGGGACAATTGGATGAAGTACGGCAGGTGATGGGCATGCTTGCCTTCCCCTCTGACACACACATCTCCCCATACAAG GATCTGTTAGATCCAGCCCGCTGGAAGATGCTGATCCAGCAGTTCCGGTATGACAACTACCGACTGCACCAGCTGGGCAACAACTCTGTGTTCACCATCACCCTACAGGCCGGACTGTCAGCCATCAAGACGCC TCAGTGTTATAAAGAGGATGGCACCTCCAAGAACCCCGACTGCCCCGTTTGCAGCAAGTCCTTAAACAAGCTTGCGCAGCCGCTGCCCATGGCCCACTGTGCCAACTCCAGACTTGTGTGCAAGATCTCCGGCGAAGTAATGAATGAGAACAACCCCCCCATGATGCTGCCCAACGGATACGTGTATGGATACAAT TCCTTGCTGTCCATCCGCCAAGACGACAAAGTAGTTTGTCCCAGAACCAAAGAAGTCTTCAGCTTCTCCCAGGCTGAGAAGGTTTACATCATGTGA
- the LOC127600451 gene encoding heterogeneous nuclear ribonucleoprotein A0-like — MSDQLCKLFVGGLNVDTDDDGLRKHFEQFGSLTDCVVVVNKQLQRSRCFGFVTYSTPEEADAAMGARPHTVDGNTVEVKRAMSREDANKPEALAKVKKIFVGGLKDDIEEDHLNDYFSQYGQIEKSEVISEKDTGKKRGFGFVYFTDHDAADKAVVIKFHNINGHKVEVKKALTKQEMQSANRSGMTPRGRGGRGMRGGNQNGYGSRDYGGSYSYGNGGGGYNSGGGYGGYSGHYGGGYGDQGGGYSGGNGYSDFGSSYGQHSSGYGPMKGPFGGQRNPSPYTRGGGGYPRGGYGGY; from the coding sequence ATGTCGGACCAGCTTTGTAAACTCTTTGTCGGCGGCCTCAACGTAGACACCGACGACGATGGCCTGCGCAAACACTTCGAGCAGTTCGGCTCACTCACCGACTGCGTGGTGGTGGTCAACAAGCAGCTCCAACGCTCCCGCTGCTTCGGTTTCGTTACCTACTCGACGCCGGAGGAGGCCGACGCCGCCATGGGTGCAAGGCCGCACACCGTCGACGGCAACACAGTCGAGGTGAAGCGGGCCATGTCGCGAGAGGACGCCAACAAACCCGAAGCTCTCGCCAAGGTGAAGAAAATCTTTGTTGGCGGTCTGAAGGATGACATCGAAGAGGATCACCTCAACGACTACTTCTCTCAGTATGGCCAAATCGAGAAGTCGGAGGTAATCTCCGAGAAGGACACTGGGAAGAAAAGGGGCTTCGGCTTCGTGTACTTCACAGACCATGACGCCGCCGACAAGGCCGTCGTGATTAAGTTTCACAACATCAACGGACACAAAGTGGAGGTGAAGAAGGCCCTCACCAAACAGGAGATGCAGTCGGCCAACAGAAGCGGCATGACCCCGAGAGGAAGGGGAGGCCGAGGCATGAGGGGGGGGAATCAAAATGGCTACGGCAGCAGAGACTATGGCGGAAGCTACAGCTACGGAAATGGCGGTGGAGGCTACAACAGCGGCGGAGGGTACGGGGGCTACAGCGGACATTACGGGGGTGGCTACGGCGACCAGGGCGGTGGCTACAGTGGCGGCAACGGTTACAGCGACTTCGGCAGCAGCTACGGCCAACACTCCTCTGGCTACGGTCCGATGAAGGGGCCGTTCGGCGGCCAGCGGAATCCGTCCCCCtacacccgcggaggtggcggttACCCCAGGGGCGGCTACGGCGGCTACTAG
- the maea gene encoding E3 ubiquitin-protein transferase MAEA isoform X2: protein MVVAELEKTLSSFPVVDSVVSLLDGVVEKLSALKRKAAESIQAEDESAKLCKRRIEHLKEHSSDQPASVNLWKKKRMDRMMVEHLLRCGYYNTAVKLARQSGIEDLVNIEMFLTAKEVEESLERQETATCLAWCHDNKSRLRKMKSCLEFSLRIQEFIELIRQNKRMDAVRHARKHFSQAEGGQLDEVRQVMGMLAFPSDTHISPYKDLLDPARWKMLIQQFRYDNYRLHQLGNNSVFTITLQAGLSAIKTPQCYKEDGTSKNPDCPVCSKSLNKLAQPLPMAHCANSRLVCKISGEVMNENNPPMMLPNGYVYGYNSLLSIRQDDKVVCPRTKEVFSFSQAEKVYIM, encoded by the exons ATGGTGGTGGCTGAGCTAGAGAAGACGCTCAGCAGCTTCCCGGTGGTGGACTCTGTGGTGTCCCTGCTGGACGGCGTCGTGGAGAAGCTCAGCGCACTGAAACGAAAG GCCGCCGAGTCCATTCAGGCAGAGGATGAGAGCGCCAAGCTTTGCAAACGGCGGATCGAGCATCTGAAGGAGCACAGCAGCGACCAGCCGGCCTCGGTCAATCTGTGGAAGAAGAAGCGCATGGACCGCATGATGGTCGAGCACCTGCTGCGCTGCGGATACTACAACACGGCCGTCAAGCTGGCAAGACAGAGTGGCATCGAG GATCTGGTCAACATTGAGATGTTCCTCACGGCAAAGGAGGTGGAGGAGTCGCTGGAGAGGCAGGAGACGGCCACCTGCTTAGCCTGGtgccatgacaacaaatctCGCCTTCGCAAGATGAAG AGTTGCCTGGAGTTCAGTCTGAGAATCCAGGAGTTCATCGAGCTCATCCGACAGAACAAACGAATGGATGCTGTCAG GCATGCAAGGAAACACTTCAGCCAAGCCGAGGGGGGACAATTGGATGAAGTACGGCAGGTGATGGGCATGCTTGCCTTCCCCTCTGACACACACATCTCCCCATACAAG GATCTGTTAGATCCAGCCCGCTGGAAGATGCTGATCCAGCAGTTCCGGTATGACAACTACCGACTGCACCAGCTGGGCAACAACTCTGTGTTCACCATCACCCTACAGGCCGGACTGTCAGCCATCAAGACGCC TCAGTGTTATAAAGAGGATGGCACCTCCAAGAACCCCGACTGCCCCGTTTGCAGCAAGTCCTTAAACAAGCTTGCGCAGCCGCTGCCCATGGCCCACTGTGCCAACTCCAGACTTGTGTGCAAGATCTCCGGCGAAGTAATGAATGAGAACAACCCCCCCATGATGCTGCCCAACGGATACGTGTATGGATACAAT TCCTTGCTGTCCATCCGCCAAGACGACAAAGTAGTTTGTCCCAGAACCAAAGAAGTCTTCAGCTTCTCCCAGGCTGAGAAGGTTTACATCATGTGA